One Candidatus Hydrogenedentota bacterium DNA segment encodes these proteins:
- a CDS encoding carbohydrate-binding protein, whose protein sequence is MKDRFAHCATLLALACLIMPMAGAAEFHVSPQGDDANDGSPARMLKTIAAAARLAQPGDVITVHEGVYRESVAPPRGGESDEKRIVYQAAPGEHVEIKGSEVIRGWEKVQHDTWKVVLPNTFFGKYNPYGERIRGDWFNPKGRNHHTGAVYLDGHWLVEAANRDEVMAPAGTVPSWFGQDGHGYLLNVAWMRPLNRAADTPRIEATHFTAKNGTANAECSEGGQCIGFILNGHWVKYEDVDFRENTEELEIRAAAASNGGNIEIRLDAPDGDLVGTCPIPFTGGWQSWASFKAAIKPVSGKRTLCLVFKSRNSSPVQEDIRLWYAEAGETHTTIWAQFKGINPNERLVEINVRKTIFYPEKPFVNYITVRGFFIRHAATQWAPPTAEQTGAIGVHWSKGWIIENNDIRYSVCTGISLGKYGDQWDNTSADTAEGYVKTIERALENGWNKETIGGHIVRGNTIAHCEQAGIVGSMGAAFSTVTGNTIHDIHVRQLFTGAEMAGIKFHGAIDTVIAGNHIYRCVMGLWLDWMAQGARVSRNLFHDNAHQDLFVEVNHGPFLVDNNLFLSKKAVLSISQGGAYAHNLIAGNIHLLGFDGRMTPFHKAHSTELAGMHNNPIGDDRLVNNLFARCGGLKDYDKAALPVIMKGNVYLNDSKPPKHETDPLLDPGHGAEFTLSERADGFYLEGMFDTAWVAERTRPIVTTDLLGKASIPGLPYENRDGSPIRIGTDYFGNQRNEYHPFPGPFEVSQGGKTTIKIWPVAPVDPIPSANLR, encoded by the coding sequence ATGAAAGACCGATTCGCCCATTGCGCAACCCTTCTCGCTTTGGCATGTTTGATCATGCCGATGGCCGGCGCCGCCGAGTTTCATGTTTCCCCGCAAGGCGACGATGCCAACGACGGTTCGCCCGCCCGGATGCTGAAGACGATCGCCGCCGCGGCCCGCTTGGCGCAGCCCGGTGACGTCATCACGGTTCACGAGGGCGTGTATCGTGAATCCGTTGCGCCTCCGCGTGGCGGGGAATCCGACGAAAAGCGGATCGTCTACCAAGCGGCTCCGGGGGAACATGTCGAGATCAAGGGTTCCGAAGTCATTAGGGGCTGGGAAAAGGTGCAACACGACACGTGGAAGGTCGTTCTGCCCAATACGTTTTTCGGCAAGTACAATCCCTATGGCGAACGCATCCGGGGCGATTGGTTCAATCCCAAGGGACGGAACCATCACACCGGGGCCGTTTATCTGGACGGGCACTGGCTGGTCGAGGCGGCCAACCGGGACGAAGTCATGGCGCCCGCGGGCACGGTTCCTTCCTGGTTCGGCCAGGACGGGCATGGGTACTTGCTGAATGTGGCATGGATGAGGCCCCTGAATCGCGCGGCGGACACCCCCCGCATCGAAGCCACGCATTTCACGGCGAAGAACGGCACGGCCAATGCCGAATGCTCGGAAGGCGGACAATGCATTGGATTTATTTTGAACGGCCACTGGGTCAAGTACGAGGACGTTGATTTCAGGGAAAATACCGAGGAACTGGAGATCCGCGCCGCTGCGGCAAGCAATGGCGGGAACATCGAAATCCGCCTGGATGCGCCGGATGGCGATCTAGTGGGAACGTGTCCGATCCCCTTTACAGGCGGATGGCAATCCTGGGCCAGTTTCAAGGCCGCCATCAAGCCGGTAAGCGGAAAGCGGACCTTGTGCCTTGTCTTCAAGTCCCGCAACTCAAGTCCAGTACAGGAAGATATCCGCTTGTGGTATGCCGAGGCAGGCGAAACCCATACGACGATATGGGCGCAATTCAAAGGAATAAACCCCAATGAGCGCCTTGTCGAAATCAATGTGCGTAAAACCATCTTCTATCCCGAAAAACCGTTTGTAAACTACATTACCGTCAGAGGCTTCTTCATCCGCCATGCCGCCACGCAATGGGCGCCCCCGACGGCGGAACAGACCGGCGCAATCGGCGTCCATTGGAGCAAGGGCTGGATTATCGAAAACAACGACATCCGCTACTCGGTCTGTACCGGCATCTCGCTGGGGAAATACGGCGATCAATGGGACAACACTTCCGCCGACACCGCCGAAGGATACGTCAAGACTATCGAGCGCGCCTTGGAAAACGGATGGAACAAGGAAACCATCGGCGGGCACATCGTCCGTGGAAACACCATCGCCCATTGCGAACAGGCGGGTATCGTCGGCAGCATGGGCGCCGCCTTCAGCACCGTCACCGGAAACACCATTCACGACATTCACGTCCGGCAATTGTTTACCGGCGCGGAAATGGCGGGCATCAAGTTTCATGGCGCCATTGACACCGTTATCGCCGGCAATCACATTTACCGTTGCGTCATGGGACTTTGGCTGGACTGGATGGCCCAAGGCGCTCGGGTGTCGCGAAACCTGTTTCACGACAACGCGCACCAGGATCTGTTCGTTGAAGTCAATCACGGACCGTTTCTCGTGGACAACAACCTGTTCCTGTCGAAAAAAGCCGTGCTTTCCATTTCGCAGGGCGGCGCCTATGCCCACAACCTGATTGCCGGCAACATCCACCTGCTGGGCTTCGACGGACGGATGACCCCGTTCCACAAGGCCCATTCCACCGAACTCGCGGGCATGCACAACAATCCGATCGGCGATGACCGCCTCGTCAACAATCTGTTCGCGCGATGCGGCGGATTGAAGGATTACGACAAGGCGGCGCTTCCGGTGATTATGAAGGGCAATGTCTACCTGAACGATTCCAAGCCGCCGAAGCATGAAACGGATCCCCTGCTGGACCCAGGGCACGGAGCGGAATTCACGCTGTCCGAACGGGCGGACGGCTTCTATCTCGAAGGCATGTTCGATACGGCATGGGTAGCCGAACGGACACGGCCGATCGTCACCACGGATCTACTCGGTAAGGCAAGCATTCCCGGCCTCCCCTACGAAAACCGGGATGGATCGCCAATCCGTATCGGAACGGATTACTTCGGAAACCAGCGAAATGAATACCATCCCTTCCCTGGCCCCTTTGAAGTGTCACAAGGTGGAAAAACGACGATCAAAATATGGCCGGTCGCTCCAGTGGACCCGATTCCTTCCGCAAACCTCCGGTAA
- a CDS encoding DUF4143 domain-containing protein translates to MPNWNDCRALFGHPVEGAIREGFVVENQLAVAPGRAHASFYRTAAGAEIDLLLELPGNGLWAKKIKRVLLPSVKRGSIMHGKI, encoded by the coding sequence GTGCCGAATTGGAATGATTGCCGTGCTCTTTTCGGGCATCCGGTCGAGGGCGCGATTCGGGAAGGATTTGTCGTCGAAAACCAGTTGGCGGTTGCCCCTGGCCGCGCCCATGCAAGTTTCTATCGGACGGCGGCGGGCGCGGAAATTGATTTGCTACTGGAACTGCCGGGAAACGGTCTCTGGGCCAAAAAAATCAAACGGGTTCTTCTCCCAAGCGTGAAAAGGGGTTCCATCATGCACGGGAAGATCTGA
- a CDS encoding O-antigen ligase family protein: protein MADETLVGPKIGRGPLRVARDHFERIVQAAIFPKSRVLLIAEEAAIALLAAYFVYARGAMMGAAAAFAILFGLLFAFGPSRFPLALFLGYMAASHQFRSVATKQFGGIEWHPREVLLFMLLFHWGAKLLQRKASWRHDLADIPMLLYGAFFVEIAVCGLLRETDLHRWISECRYPVFLASYVAFAGLVRDKRTLYHGFWFLFTLGGAIAGLAILFFLYTLATGSVINTQNAFGEYVPRQIGPLLLQSVRPNGHMMFEILLTVLAALFFCPALSRLQRIGCALGMGLFGAAIGIGMMRTAYVTVLLSLVLAGYFLIPSRAARRSVLAVAIIGGVTAALFSAAALYTFLAGIVPVLGESIRGRFEEIRGAWSLFLQYPLLGAGMGSTFEAMGFVSKTSTLAYGQAEYQTVHNVWIYFLSKGGIIGFSMAAAALAGLYGRGVSLIAHARNPVDRYLLIGLAASFGGQLVASLAMPRLTYPNGHVYIAIMAACWGVFAHDLRGNNSADYPPQPQGLA from the coding sequence ATGGCGGATGAAACCCTTGTCGGGCCGAAGATCGGCCGTGGGCCGTTGCGCGTGGCCCGTGATCATTTCGAGCGGATCGTCCAGGCGGCGATCTTCCCCAAATCGCGGGTGTTGTTGATTGCCGAAGAGGCCGCCATCGCACTCTTGGCCGCGTATTTCGTTTATGCGCGCGGCGCGATGATGGGCGCAGCGGCGGCCTTTGCGATCCTGTTCGGCCTGTTGTTCGCTTTCGGGCCGTCGCGTTTTCCGCTGGCGCTTTTTCTGGGGTATATGGCGGCCTCGCACCAGTTCCGGTCGGTGGCCACGAAACAGTTCGGCGGTATTGAATGGCATCCTCGCGAAGTGCTGCTGTTCATGCTGCTGTTTCATTGGGGCGCGAAACTGTTGCAGCGAAAAGCGTCGTGGCGACACGACCTGGCCGATATTCCCATGCTGCTCTACGGCGCTTTTTTCGTCGAGATTGCGGTGTGCGGGCTGTTGAGGGAAACCGATCTGCACCGCTGGATTTCCGAATGCCGTTATCCCGTGTTTCTCGCTTCCTATGTGGCCTTTGCGGGACTCGTGCGGGACAAGCGGACGCTCTACCATGGATTTTGGTTTCTGTTCACGCTGGGCGGGGCGATTGCCGGTCTCGCGATCCTGTTTTTTCTTTACACGTTGGCGACGGGCAGCGTCATCAATACACAAAACGCGTTCGGCGAATATGTGCCGCGCCAAATCGGCCCGTTGCTTCTCCAATCTGTGCGCCCGAACGGCCATATGATGTTCGAGATCCTGCTGACGGTTCTGGCGGCGCTATTCTTCTGTCCGGCGCTGTCGCGGCTTCAGCGGATTGGCTGTGCGCTGGGCATGGGACTGTTCGGGGCGGCCATTGGCATCGGGATGATGCGAACGGCCTATGTAACGGTGTTGTTGTCGCTCGTCTTGGCCGGTTATTTCCTGATTCCGTCGCGCGCGGCGAGGAGAAGCGTCCTGGCCGTTGCGATTATCGGCGGGGTAACGGCGGCGCTGTTTTCGGCGGCGGCGCTTTATACCTTCCTGGCCGGTATTGTGCCGGTTTTGGGCGAATCCATTCGCGGCCGTTTCGAGGAAATCAGGGGCGCGTGGAGCCTCTTTTTGCAATATCCCCTGCTGGGGGCCGGCATGGGGAGTACCTTCGAGGCGATGGGCTTCGTTTCCAAGACCAGCACGTTGGCCTACGGCCAGGCGGAGTATCAAACCGTCCATAACGTCTGGATCTACTTCCTGTCGAAAGGGGGGATCATCGGATTTTCCATGGCCGCGGCTGCACTGGCCGGCTTGTACGGGCGCGGCGTGTCGCTCATTGCCCATGCACGGAACCCGGTTGATCGTTACTTGTTGATCGGCCTTGCCGCCTCGTTCGGCGGTCAACTCGTCGCGTCGCTGGCCATGCCGAGGCTGACTTATCCGAATGGGCATGTATACATCGCGATTATGGCCGCCTGCTGGGGCGTGTTCGCCCACGATTTACGCGGGAACAACAGCGCGGACTATCCGCCGCAACCTCAGGGGCTTGCTTGA
- a CDS encoding uroporphyrinogen decarboxylase family protein encodes MQSLERLNATLNHQQPDCVCVDFGSTAVTGIAASAVAKLRKALLGRDSPPVKVIEPYQMLGEVDDALMDALGVDVAPVMPRKTLFGFENKDWKPFRLFDGTEVLVPGNFNVTPDGAGGWYLYPEGDTSVPPSGHMPHGGYYFDAMNRQGPIHENRLDPRENLEEFAPLSQEDIVHFAAQATRAAEKGKGAILTCPGTGFGDIALVPAMWMKHPRGIRGVEEWYMATLAHRDYVYEVFERQCAIALENLARLAAALGDTVQAAFVTGTDFGTQQGLFIARETYRDLYRPFHRAINDFIHSRTNWKSFIHSCGSVVELIPDFIEAGFDILNPVQCSAAGMDARTLKREYGKDLVFWGGGVDTQKTMPFGSPEQVYKEVRERIAIFNEGGGFVFNAVHNLQATLPEENILAMAQAVRDSRSQE; translated from the coding sequence ATGCAATCGCTTGAACGGCTGAACGCCACGCTGAACCATCAACAGCCGGACTGTGTGTGCGTGGATTTCGGATCCACGGCCGTAACCGGAATCGCGGCATCCGCCGTCGCAAAACTGCGCAAGGCCTTGCTGGGCCGGGATTCACCGCCCGTCAAAGTCATTGAACCGTACCAGATGCTGGGCGAAGTGGACGACGCCCTCATGGACGCGCTGGGCGTTGACGTGGCGCCGGTAATGCCCCGCAAAACCCTTTTCGGCTTTGAAAACAAGGACTGGAAACCGTTCAGGCTATTCGATGGCACGGAGGTGCTCGTACCGGGAAACTTCAACGTGACACCGGACGGCGCGGGCGGTTGGTATCTCTATCCGGAAGGCGACACCAGCGTTCCGCCGAGCGGACACATGCCGCATGGGGGCTATTATTTCGACGCCATGAACCGGCAAGGCCCCATTCACGAAAATCGGCTGGATCCCCGTGAGAACCTGGAGGAATTCGCCCCGCTTTCACAGGAAGACATCGTCCATTTCGCCGCGCAGGCCACGAGGGCCGCGGAAAAGGGGAAAGGCGCGATATTGACCTGTCCGGGAACGGGTTTCGGCGACATTGCACTGGTTCCGGCCATGTGGATGAAGCATCCGCGCGGCATCCGGGGCGTCGAGGAATGGTACATGGCGACACTCGCGCATCGCGACTATGTGTACGAAGTGTTCGAGCGTCAATGCGCCATTGCGCTCGAAAACCTGGCCCGGCTGGCTGCGGCGCTGGGCGACACGGTGCAGGCGGCCTTTGTCACGGGGACCGACTTCGGCACGCAACAGGGGTTGTTCATCGCCCGTGAGACCTACCGCGACCTGTATCGGCCTTTTCACAGGGCCATCAACGATTTCATCCACTCGCGCACGAACTGGAAGTCGTTCATTCACTCTTGCGGAAGCGTTGTCGAATTGATACCGGATTTCATCGAGGCGGGTTTCGACATTCTGAATCCGGTGCAGTGTTCGGCGGCGGGCATGGACGCCCGGACGTTGAAACGGGAGTACGGCAAGGATCTTGTCTTTTGGGGAGGCGGCGTGGACACCCAGAAGACCATGCCGTTTGGGTCGCCCGAACAAGTGTACAAGGAAGTTCGGGAACGTATCGCGATATTCAACGAGGGCGGCGGTTTCGTGTTCAACGCCGTTCACAATCTGCAGGCCACGCTGCCCGAAGAGAACATCCTAGCCATGGCGCAGGCCGTCAGGGACAGCCGCTCGCAAGAGTAG
- a CDS encoding two-component regulator propeller domain-containing protein, with protein MLSSLVVLGAAALHLLNAPEDDARGSWLPEGFRLPNIVHPFMPTLGKRTLPVQVAPFFVHVRGACSEILSEKAVGIRFGEQGKLEAITERARISGLEMAVNASVKVGEGVYHATDAGLYVQETASQPAKRHESYGVDGPPATRITSLAVDSRGTLWAGTPAGLGRRTPDGEWTTIRGRDGLPCENVTAIAVDSRDCLWIGTDHGAVFYKPYEEGRQWFYRAGKRYLPGNRVKAVAVHPSGTPAYFLTDAGLGRIDTVQTTLLEKAETIEKRINERHRRLGLVAECMLDNAENPTSHTIGDNDNDGLWTAYHVAAMSLCYGATKDESARASAQTGMKALYMLQDASGTPGLVARSMLPAAEGKLKGPQWRPTPDDAMYWKSDTSSDEIDGHYLAFYTYFEHIARHDPEERETAVRHVRALTDYIVDNGYRLIDWNGKRTRWGFWDPKTLNDSLFEYVEAGLNSLQMLSFLKVAHYMTGDRKYEDHYRSLIVDHHYLANVLLTKKTFPDSVNHSDDQLAFVAWYPILQLEKDPKVRRALCMGVQRHIQIVQCEQPSFYTFVYATVDPQGADIEGAVENLRQIPADRRHWDMMNSHRADVSFSPLPNRFGQQVLTRVLPADEREFAKWNADPYIPDYPGDGRHEDDGAAYLLPYWMGRYHGFIEEQSAG; from the coding sequence ATGCTTTCTTCTTTGGTTGTATTGGGCGCAGCGGCCCTGCATCTGTTGAATGCCCCGGAAGATGATGCCCGCGGATCTTGGCTGCCCGAGGGATTCCGGCTGCCGAATATCGTGCATCCGTTTATGCCGACGTTGGGCAAGCGGACGTTACCGGTTCAGGTGGCGCCCTTCTTTGTGCATGTCCGGGGGGCATGCTCGGAAATATTGTCCGAAAAGGCCGTCGGGATACGCTTTGGCGAACAAGGTAAATTGGAAGCGATAACGGAACGTGCGCGGATATCCGGTTTGGAAATGGCCGTCAATGCCTCGGTGAAAGTCGGGGAAGGCGTTTATCACGCCACCGACGCTGGGCTTTATGTGCAGGAAACGGCTTCCCAACCGGCGAAACGTCATGAATCCTACGGCGTTGACGGTCCGCCGGCCACGCGGATCACGTCGCTTGCGGTGGATTCGCGCGGGACGTTGTGGGCCGGGACACCCGCCGGTCTTGGCCGCCGGACGCCGGATGGCGAATGGACTACGATTCGCGGACGGGATGGCCTGCCCTGTGAAAATGTGACGGCGATCGCCGTGGATTCGCGCGATTGCCTCTGGATTGGAACGGATCATGGCGCCGTCTTTTACAAACCTTATGAGGAAGGGCGGCAATGGTTTTACCGGGCCGGGAAACGATATCTGCCCGGTAATCGGGTGAAGGCCGTTGCGGTGCATCCGTCTGGAACGCCCGCGTATTTCCTGACGGACGCCGGATTGGGCCGTATTGACACGGTTCAGACGACGTTGCTCGAAAAGGCCGAAACCATCGAGAAGCGGATCAACGAGCGCCATCGCCGCCTGGGACTCGTCGCGGAGTGCATGCTCGACAACGCGGAAAACCCAACCTCGCATACCATCGGCGACAATGACAACGACGGCCTGTGGACCGCCTACCATGTCGCGGCCATGTCATTGTGTTACGGGGCGACGAAAGACGAATCGGCGCGGGCGTCGGCGCAAACGGGCATGAAGGCGCTTTATATGCTTCAAGACGCGTCGGGCACGCCGGGCCTTGTGGCGCGCAGCATGTTGCCTGCGGCCGAGGGCAAACTCAAAGGCCCGCAATGGCGGCCCACGCCGGATGACGCGATGTACTGGAAAAGCGACACGTCGAGCGACGAAATTGACGGGCATTATCTCGCGTTCTACACCTATTTCGAGCACATCGCGCGGCACGACCCCGAGGAGAGGGAAACGGCCGTCCGCCACGTTCGGGCATTGACCGACTACATCGTGGACAACGGCTACCGGCTCATTGACTGGAACGGCAAGCGGACCCGCTGGGGATTCTGGGATCCGAAAACGTTGAACGACAGCCTGTTCGAATATGTGGAAGCGGGCCTGAACAGCCTGCAGATGCTGTCGTTTCTGAAAGTCGCGCATTACATGACCGGCGACCGCAAATACGAGGATCATTACCGATCGCTCATCGTGGATCACCATTATCTGGCGAATGTGCTGTTGACCAAGAAGACCTTTCCGGACAGCGTCAATCACAGTGACGATCAACTGGCATTCGTGGCGTGGTATCCCATCCTTCAACTCGAAAAGGATCCCAAGGTGCGCCGGGCCTTGTGCATGGGCGTTCAGCGGCACATCCAGATTGTCCAGTGCGAACAGCCCAGTTTTTACACGTTTGTCTATGCCACCGTGGATCCCCAAGGCGCGGACATCGAAGGCGCCGTCGAAAATCTGCGGCAAATTCCGGCGGACCGCCGTCATTGGGACATGATGAACAGCCACCGGGCCGACGTGTCCTTTTCCCCGTTGCCGAACCGGTTCGGACAACAGGTGCTCACACGGGTTCTGCCCGCCGACGAACGCGAGTTCGCCAAGTGGAATGCCGATCCGTATATCCCCGACTATCCCGGCGACGGTCGCCACGAAGACGACGGCGCCGCTTACCTGCTTCCATACTGGATGGGACGGTACCACGGATTCATTGAGGAACAATCCGCCGGCTGA
- a CDS encoding sugar porter family MFS transporter gives MRDSKETGSTLYMAGISVVATLGGLLFGYDTAVISGAIGPLAARFGLGPAATGWAAASALVGCIVGVAMAGEMADRLGRKRALILAAVLFFVSAVGTALPRNFTEFILFRMIGGVGVGIASMTSPMYIAEVSPARIRGRMVSLNQLAIVFGMFVVYFVNYFIALQGDQTWNETVGWRWMFGSEALPALALLVFMLFVPETPRFLMKQGDRRAALTILERIGGKECAHAEIAEIERTLEMEGGSWREMFRPGIRGIVLAGVVLAVLQQVTGINVFLYFAPEIFKKLGTGTDSALLQTIVVGFVNMLFTLVAIYTVDKTGRKPLMLIGFSGMGLSLFAMGFLAYIQKVEAWMLVFVLGYIACFALSVGPVTWVILSEIFPTKIRGRAMSVATFCLWSANYVVSQTYPMMAENKHLDAAFHGGFPFWIYGAFCVVSILFVLRAVPETKGKSLEEIERMWIGDGIRP, from the coding sequence ATGCGTGATTCGAAAGAAACCGGCAGCACGTTGTACATGGCCGGCATCAGCGTGGTCGCGACGCTGGGCGGACTCCTCTTTGGCTACGACACGGCGGTCATCTCCGGCGCGATAGGCCCGCTCGCCGCACGGTTCGGCCTGGGTCCCGCGGCCACCGGCTGGGCGGCCGCCTCCGCCCTTGTCGGCTGCATTGTCGGCGTGGCCATGGCCGGCGAAATGGCCGACCGGCTTGGCCGCAAGCGCGCGCTGATCCTCGCGGCGGTGCTGTTTTTCGTGTCGGCGGTGGGCACCGCCTTGCCGCGAAACTTTACGGAATTCATCCTCTTCCGCATGATAGGCGGCGTCGGCGTCGGAATCGCCTCGATGACCTCGCCCATGTACATCGCGGAGGTCTCGCCGGCTCGAATCCGCGGGCGCATGGTTTCACTGAACCAACTGGCCATCGTGTTCGGCATGTTTGTCGTTTATTTCGTCAATTACTTCATTGCGCTCCAAGGCGATCAAACATGGAACGAGACCGTTGGTTGGCGGTGGATGTTTGGTTCGGAAGCCTTGCCGGCGTTGGCGCTTCTCGTGTTCATGCTTTTCGTGCCGGAGACCCCGCGTTTTCTCATGAAGCAGGGGGATCGGCGCGCCGCCTTGACTATTCTGGAGAGAATCGGAGGAAAAGAGTGCGCCCATGCCGAGATTGCCGAAATCGAGCGGACGCTCGAAATGGAAGGCGGTTCGTGGCGGGAAATGTTCCGGCCGGGCATCCGCGGCATCGTGCTCGCGGGAGTCGTCCTGGCTGTGTTGCAACAGGTTACGGGCATCAACGTGTTTCTGTATTTCGCTCCCGAGATTTTCAAGAAACTCGGAACCGGCACGGATTCCGCCCTCCTGCAAACGATCGTGGTCGGTTTTGTGAACATGCTCTTCACGCTCGTGGCCATTTACACGGTGGACAAGACCGGACGGAAGCCGCTCATGCTTATCGGCTTTTCGGGCATGGGACTTTCGCTCTTTGCCATGGGATTTTTGGCGTACATCCAAAAGGTGGAGGCATGGATGCTGGTTTTCGTGCTGGGCTATATTGCTTGTTTCGCCTTGTCGGTCGGGCCGGTCACGTGGGTCATCCTGTCCGAAATCTTCCCGACAAAAATACGCGGGCGGGCCATGTCCGTTGCGACATTCTGCCTGTGGAGCGCCAATTACGTGGTTTCGCAGACCTACCCAATGATGGCGGAAAACAAACACCTCGATGCGGCCTTCCACGGCGGATTCCCGTTCTGGATTTACGGCGCGTTTTGCGTGGTGTCCATTCTCTTCGTCCTCCGGGCGGTTCCGGAAACGAAAGGCAAGTCATTGGAAGAAATCGAACGAATGTGGATTGGCGACGGCATCCGACCCTAA